One genomic window of Cheilinus undulatus linkage group 7, ASM1832078v1, whole genome shotgun sequence includes the following:
- the mpnd gene encoding MPN domain-containing protein isoform X1 — protein sequence MGSEPPSSPQVVEDGGEEDEEELSGGEEADLRSSSGRGSLLTRRGITLRVLLKDGLVEPGDGVLAIHYLGKNFVGDLLTDGKIRWVETGQIFNSPSAWATHCKRLVNPAKKSGCGWASVRYRGQKLVQYKTTWLHKYQPSADMSLVSEEDDDEDEEEGKTAVQADEKNKNSKPGLHDMMVSRRTDRERIPVRYCNLGTRDAARDTHTLVELSAFSAINRFQPFNVAVSSNVLLLMDFHCHLTTSEVVGYLGGRWDTNTQLLTVLRAFPCRTRLADRDSASAVEEEICQNLFMRGLSLVGWYHSHPRSPALPSLQDIDSQMDHQLRLQGSNNGFQPCLGIICGPYYHGNQGVASTITPFWVVPPPEQRSNDYGIPVAVEVTYVQDNFLTSDVLNEMMLLIDYYRAAPDLVQFSQYWCPDTTMMDKIKGSLSCHAPKDQAYSQILEHVYSQLSNMQ from the exons ATGG GATCAGAGCCTCCCAGCTCTCCACAGGTggtggaggatggaggagaggaggatgaggaggagctGAGTGGAGGGGAGGAAGCAGACCTGCGCTCCAGCTCTGGCCGTGGATCCCTGCTGACTCGGAGAGGCATCACCCTAAGGGTTCTGCTCAAGGATGGGCTGGTGGAACCAGGGGACGGCGTGCTAGCCATCCACTACCTG GGTAAGAACTTTGTAGGAGACCTGTTGACTGATGGGAAAATCAGATGGGTGGAGACGGGCCAGATCTTCAATTCCCCCAGCGCCTGGGCAACACACTGCAAACGTTTGGTCAACCCAGCCAAGAAGTCTGGCTGTGGCTGGGCATCTGTACGCTACCGGGGACAGAAGCTGGTCCAGTACAAAACCACATGGCTACACAAGTACCAGCCCAGTGCAGACATG AGCCTGGTGAGTGAGGAGGACGATGAcgaggatgaagaggaaggaAAAACAGCTGTTCAGGCAGATGAGAAAAACAAGAACAGCAAACCTGGATTACATG ACATGATGGTTTCCCGGAGAACTGACAGAGAGAGAATTCCTGTCAGATATTGCAACTTGGGCACCAGGGATGCTGCCAG GGATACACACACACTTGTGGAGCTGTCAGCCTTCTCAGCCATCAACAGATTCCAGCCTTTTAATGTAGCCGTATCCAGCAATGTACTGCTGCTAATG GACTTCCACTGTCACTTGACCACTAGTGAGGTGGTAGGATACCTCGGAGGACGATGGGATACCAACACACAAT TGCTGACAGTCTTGAGGGCTTTCCCATGTAGGACCAGACTGGCAGACAGAGACTCTGCATCTGCTGTTGAGGAGGAG ATTTGTCAGAACCTGTTCATGCGTGGGCTGTCGTTAGTTGGCTGGTACCACAGTCATCCTCGAAGTCCGGCTTTGCCGTCGCTGCAGGATATCGACTCCCAGATGGACCACCAGCTGAGGCTGCAGGGTTCAAACAACGGCTTCCAGCCTTGTCTGGGCATCATCTGTG GTCCATATTACCATGGCAATCAAGGTGTGGCGTCCACAATAACTCCATTCTGGGTTGTACCACCACCTgag CAAAGGTCCAATGACTACGGTATTCCAGTGGCTGTGGAGGTCACCTATGTACAGGACAACTTTCTCACCAGTGATGTTCTTAATGAGATG ATGCTGCTGATTGACTACTACAGGGCAGCTCCTGACCTCGTCCAATTCAGTCAGTACTGGTGTCCTGATACGACCATGATGGACAAGATAAAG GGCTCTTTGAGCTGCCACGCCCCCAAAGATCAGGCCTACTCTCAGATCTTGGAGCACGTCTACAGTCAGCTGAGCAACATGCAATGA
- the mpnd gene encoding MPN domain-containing protein isoform X2, whose amino-acid sequence MGSEPPSSPQVVEDGGEEDEEELSGGEEADLRSSSGRGSLLTRRGITLRVLLKDGLVEPGDGVLAIHYLGKNFVGDLLTDGKIRWVETGQIFNSPSAWATHCKRLVNPAKKSGCGWASVRYRGQKLVQYKTTWLHKYQPSADMSLVSEEDDDEDEEEGKTAVQADEKNKNSKPGLHDMMVSRRTDRERIPVRYCNLGTRDAARDTHTLVELSAFSAINRFQPFNVAVSSNVLLLMDFHCHLTTSEVVGYLGGRWDTNTQLLTVLRAFPCRTRLADRDSASAVEEEICQNLFMRGLSLVGWYHSHPRSPALPSLQDIDSQMDHQLRLQGSNNGFQPCLGIICGPYYHGNQGVASTITPFWVVPPPEQRSNDYGIPVAVEVTYVQDNFLTSDVLNEMLLEKRLPLFQRSWV is encoded by the exons ATGG GATCAGAGCCTCCCAGCTCTCCACAGGTggtggaggatggaggagaggaggatgaggaggagctGAGTGGAGGGGAGGAAGCAGACCTGCGCTCCAGCTCTGGCCGTGGATCCCTGCTGACTCGGAGAGGCATCACCCTAAGGGTTCTGCTCAAGGATGGGCTGGTGGAACCAGGGGACGGCGTGCTAGCCATCCACTACCTG GGTAAGAACTTTGTAGGAGACCTGTTGACTGATGGGAAAATCAGATGGGTGGAGACGGGCCAGATCTTCAATTCCCCCAGCGCCTGGGCAACACACTGCAAACGTTTGGTCAACCCAGCCAAGAAGTCTGGCTGTGGCTGGGCATCTGTACGCTACCGGGGACAGAAGCTGGTCCAGTACAAAACCACATGGCTACACAAGTACCAGCCCAGTGCAGACATG AGCCTGGTGAGTGAGGAGGACGATGAcgaggatgaagaggaaggaAAAACAGCTGTTCAGGCAGATGAGAAAAACAAGAACAGCAAACCTGGATTACATG ACATGATGGTTTCCCGGAGAACTGACAGAGAGAGAATTCCTGTCAGATATTGCAACTTGGGCACCAGGGATGCTGCCAG GGATACACACACACTTGTGGAGCTGTCAGCCTTCTCAGCCATCAACAGATTCCAGCCTTTTAATGTAGCCGTATCCAGCAATGTACTGCTGCTAATG GACTTCCACTGTCACTTGACCACTAGTGAGGTGGTAGGATACCTCGGAGGACGATGGGATACCAACACACAAT TGCTGACAGTCTTGAGGGCTTTCCCATGTAGGACCAGACTGGCAGACAGAGACTCTGCATCTGCTGTTGAGGAGGAG ATTTGTCAGAACCTGTTCATGCGTGGGCTGTCGTTAGTTGGCTGGTACCACAGTCATCCTCGAAGTCCGGCTTTGCCGTCGCTGCAGGATATCGACTCCCAGATGGACCACCAGCTGAGGCTGCAGGGTTCAAACAACGGCTTCCAGCCTTGTCTGGGCATCATCTGTG GTCCATATTACCATGGCAATCAAGGTGTGGCGTCCACAATAACTCCATTCTGGGTTGTACCACCACCTgag CAAAGGTCCAATGACTACGGTATTCCAGTGGCTGTGGAGGTCACCTATGTACAGGACAACTTTCTCACCAGTGATGTTCTTAATGAGATG TTGCTGGAAAAAAGACTGCCCCTTTTCCAAAGATCTTGGGTCTAA